From one Culex quinquefasciatus strain JHB chromosome 3, VPISU_Cqui_1.0_pri_paternal, whole genome shotgun sequence genomic stretch:
- the LOC6053931 gene encoding uncharacterized protein LOC6053931 codes for MGEEAPVSVGEEVEAVPAEPRQEEVKVAATSAVPVVESGTKELPQYMHDAVARIAPEQGFTPGQFKIDFEVGSGKGDGFVGEMFRARITEGARELVVLCKIPPINEARRQQFGSMVIFEREVEAYSKLLPAMYEFQREKGVTEELDVGFFNAPKCYLSYWDGPKEESAILMDDLRLRGYRMWNKMIPVNYEHARLLMVQLGRLHAVSFAMKDQRPEVFEQFKLPDPMTRMMLEGESGAVFVGMMNMSMDRAIGLLQPEEEKLRQKLLKAKDSMFDDLKNLTSPAQCEPYAILGHGDCWVNNFIYSYKNGVPTEIVLLDWQICRYVSPALDLLYFIFGCTDGEFRRKHYDEMIRLYHRSLTELLEKLGGDPTRQFPYTALLRQLKQHGKFGLFMAIFMVPMLCVDNADLPDMDAQAEKYKETKESGGMEELDNEWMQMMTKSEDKYRKRMGDVLRDLARFGYI; via the exons ATGGGTGAGGAAGCTCCGGTATCGGTTGGCGAGGAAGTTGAAGCGGTTCCTGCGGAACCGAGACAGGAAGAGGTTAAGGTAGCTGCTACATCAGCGGTACCAGTGGTAGAGTCCGGCACGAAGGAGCTTCCCCAGTACATGCACGATGCCGTGGCTCGGATTGCGCCGGAGCAGGGATTTACCCCAGGTCAGTTCAAGATAGACTTTGAGGTAGGTTCCGGCAAGGGGGACGGATTCGTGGGGGAGATGTTCCGCGCTCGGATTACCGAGGGTGCACGGGAGTTGGTGGTGCTGTGCAAGATCCCGCCGATCAACGAGGCGCGGAGGCAGCAGTTTGGTTCGATGGTGATCTTCGAACGCGAGGTGGAAGCGTACTCCAAGTTGCTACCGGCGATGTACGAGTTCCAGCGGGAGAAGGGCGTCACGGAGGAGTTGGATGTCGGATTCTTCAACGCTCCCAAGTGCTACCTGTCGTACTGGGACGGTCCGAAGGAGGAGTCCGCGATCTTGATGGACGATCTGCGACTTCGAGGTTACCGGATGTGGAACAAGATGATACCGGTGAACTACGAGCACGCCAGGCTGTTGATGGTTCAGCTGGGAAGACTGCATGCCGTGTCGTTCGCCATGAAGGATCAACGTCCTGAAGTTTTTGAGCAGTTCAAGCTTCCGGATCCGATGACACGCATGATGCTAGAGGGTGAATCCGGTGCAGTGTTCGTTGGTATGATGAACATGTCCATGGATCGCGCGATAGGTCTGCTTCAGCCGGAGGAGGAGAAACTTCGTCAGAAGCTGCTGAAAGCGAAGGACAGCAtgtttgatgatttgaagaATCTTACCAGTCCAGCTCAGTGTGAACCGTACGCCATTCTCGGACATGGCGATTGCTGGGTCAACAACTTCATCTACTCGTACAAG AACGGAGTCCCCACGGAGATCGTCCTGCTCGACTGGCAGATCTGCCGGTACGTATCCCCGGCCCTGGACCTGCTCTACTTTATCTTCGGCTGCACCGACGGCGAGTTCCGCCGCAAGCATTACGACGAGATGATCCGGCTGTACCACCGGTCGCTGACGGAGCTACTGGAGAAGCTGGGCGGTGACCCGACCCGCCAATTCCCGTACACGGCACTGCTGCGCCAGCTCAAGCAGCACGGCAAGTTCGGCCTGTTCATGGCGATCTTCATGGTGCCGATGCTGTGCGTGGACAACGCGGACCTGCCGGACATGGACGCGCAGGCGGAAAAGTACAAGGAGACCAAGGAGAGCGGCGGAATGGAAGAACTGGACAACGAGTGGATGCAGATGATGACCAAGTCGGAGGACAAGTACCGCAAGCGGATGGGCGACGTGCTGCGGGATTTGGCCAGGTTTGGTTACATCTGA
- the LOC6053930 gene encoding uncharacterized protein LOC6053930 has product MSDEPSQLPGFVRDAVRQVALTKLGFTEGSCVIEYKPGSNCNGLIGEIHQVTLREGDRSEELFCKIPPQDPERRGQFNSDELFEREILLYSKLLPALFEFQRRKGIAEEDGFFDIPKCYHTHFDAEAGEALILMENLRSRELRMLNKLEPVDYDHARLLMITLGRLHGLSLAVRDQQPELFKRLKVADILFKSIKASEPLLEMFSSALDGAISLLGPEEESARERMEALKADFVGSMDYCMDGANAEPYAVVNHGDCWVNNFMYGYKDGSPSELVLLDWQLARYTSPALDLSYFLFCCTDEVFREKHYDEMLQIYHAALSDFLTLLGSDPSKLLPFDALLDQMRKFGKFALIMGAFDIPVLCTDPAEMPDLGGELAFAQSPEAQQRYAYRMGGVIRDAVRYGIL; this is encoded by the exons ATGAGCGACGAACCGTCCCAACTTCCCGGCTTTGTCCGGGACGCCGTGCGGCAGGTCGCCTTGACCAAGCTCGGCTTCACGGAGGGAAGCTGCGTCATCGAGTACAAACCGGGTTCGAACTGCAACGGACTGATTGGGGAGATTCACCAGGTGACGCTCCGCGAAGGTGATCGTTCGGAGGAGTTGTTCTGCAAGATCCCACCCCAGGATCCGGAACGGCGCGGACAGTTCAACTCGGACGAGCTGTTTGAGCGGGAGATTCTGCTGTATTCGAAGCTGCTTCCGGCGTTGTTTGAGTTCCAGCGGCGGAAGGGAATCGCTGAGGAGGATGGATTCTTCGATATTCCCAAGTGTTACCACACTCATTTCGATGCGGAAGCAGGTGAAGCTTTGATTCTGATGGAGAATCTGCGCAGTCGAGAGCTCCGGATGCTGAACAAGCTGGAACCGGTGGACTACGATCATGCACGATTGCTGATGATCACGCTGGGACGGTTGCACGGACTGTCACTAGCAGTGAGGGATCAACAGCCGGAATTGTTCAAGCGACTGAAGGTGGCGGACATACTGTTCAAATCGATCAAAGCAAGCGAACCACTGCTGGAAATGTTCAGCTCGGCACTGGATGGAGCAATTTCGTTGCTTGGACCGGAAGAGGAATCTGCTCGTGAGCGGATGGAGGCTCTCAAGGCGGACTTTGTTGGCAGTATGGACTATTGTATGGACGGAGCCAACGCGGAACCGTACGCCGTAGTGAACCATGGCGATTGCTGGGTCAACAACTTCATGTACGGATACAAG GACGGATCCCCCTCCGAACTCGTCCTGCTGGACTGGCAGCTCGCTCGGTACACATCACCCGCCCTGGACCTGTCCTACTTCCTGTTCTGCTGCACCGACGAGGTCTTCCGGGAAAAGCACTACGACGAAATGCTCCAGATCTACCACGCTGCGCTGTCGGACTTCCTAACTCTCCTGGGTAGCGACCCCTCGAAACTACTCCCATTCGACGCCCTGCTCGACCAGATGCGCAAGTTTGGCAAGTTCGCGCTCATCATGGGCGCCTTCGACATTCCGGTGCTCTGCACCGATCCGGCCGAAATGCCCGATCTGGGCGGCGAGCTGGCGTTCGCCCAGTCACCGGAAGCGCAACAGCGGTACGCGTACCGCATGGGTGGCGTCATCCGGGATGCCGTGCGGTACGGTATCCTCTGA